A genomic segment from Streptomyces sp. NBC_00654 encodes:
- a CDS encoding tetratricopeptide repeat protein, which produces MPTAPQTTDELYEALQENDRRPYGRTRTVTAEELVDAAEQFAEPVPLVHALFELQEAYTYGSEPRKSPVVFARLLALFDEQPEVFDERRRHLLFWRFKWVANALLALPEIPLAALRQWLTEMRDRYERAGLGLQPYYGQAYQLAAHIGEGTTLAHELWAGRPRTPLSDCEACEICELARHHLAAGDDERALGIWEPVLAGKESCQEEPARSVSYALLPLLRTGRTDRARELHLAGYRGCRRNPSMSAEIGRHLEFCALTGNEARGLELLAENRNLFDEVESPLEMSGFLTGVEVLLQRVELLGHGELPAAGYAGRTWTVAGLRAEVRGRGEDLAARFDARNGTTAHTDRRRARLERAPLLDALELTLRTRRLDDVAPAAPVAAPAARADAAVPESLPELILRARALEKEGHPDARACWERLRTRAAARDYTHPEDPAVGPLVRLRADLLADEAGRAGEKDEFADSAALHEEAAGLYDDAGAPGDAAFARACALLATAEIPAEGAGEDAGAKAAALTAAHAAMVRLHEETPGLAPHQEARLLRLRATALGMRLQTSGSEEHVAPVFAEADLLHAFATRHDVVSQISGALLLRASTHALSGDLPAAVTETDGLLDRLKASGPAWHLPRTLGLRGRLQLGLRDAQAAHADLAEGLRLAADWPAGTVDTSRIQSDLAEACMHLGRPDEALRHLTRSAELDLRGGSRTDAFCTYSNAAQLCLDLGRVEDCIALLDSLLAGPDVTGGELDDRLVAQLRLTRARALYAGEDLKAATAELLVLAAESAGWEDDPGSHAMIAAETAVLLGESGEFGRAREVAEQALAAHARAPRYEQLSNCLRELARLQAQQQGSDGLADALAQLADAGRIADEARVAEYEARGRSLDTALAYEYGRVHAHAGEYEAAVSALDKALALIGEPGPEEGSAEEWAECVRLAGAVEGLYLERPAPALARLDSAVSRLTALGHTEEAGELGSLAARLRDEE; this is translated from the coding sequence ATGCCGACCGCACCCCAGACCACCGACGAGCTGTACGAGGCGCTCCAGGAGAACGACCGGCGCCCCTACGGCCGGACCCGCACCGTCACCGCCGAGGAACTCGTCGACGCCGCCGAACAGTTCGCGGAGCCCGTCCCGCTCGTTCACGCGCTCTTCGAGCTCCAGGAGGCGTACACCTACGGCTCCGAACCCCGGAAGTCGCCCGTCGTCTTCGCCCGTCTGCTCGCCCTGTTCGACGAGCAGCCCGAGGTCTTCGACGAGCGTCGGCGCCATCTGCTGTTCTGGCGGTTCAAGTGGGTGGCCAACGCCCTGCTCGCCCTGCCCGAGATACCGCTGGCCGCGCTGCGCCAGTGGCTGACGGAGATGCGCGACCGGTACGAGAGGGCCGGCCTGGGCCTCCAGCCCTACTACGGACAGGCGTACCAGCTCGCCGCCCACATCGGTGAGGGCACCACCCTCGCCCACGAGCTGTGGGCGGGCCGCCCCCGTACCCCGCTCAGCGACTGCGAGGCCTGCGAGATCTGCGAGCTGGCCCGGCACCATCTCGCGGCGGGCGACGACGAGCGGGCGCTGGGCATCTGGGAGCCCGTCCTGGCCGGGAAGGAGTCCTGCCAGGAGGAACCGGCCCGCTCCGTCTCGTACGCGCTGCTGCCCCTGCTGCGCACCGGCCGCACCGACCGGGCCCGCGAACTGCACCTCGCCGGCTACCGCGGATGCCGCCGCAACCCCTCGATGTCCGCCGAGATCGGCCGGCACCTGGAGTTCTGCGCGCTGACGGGCAACGAGGCCCGCGGCCTGGAACTGCTCGCCGAGAACCGGAACCTGTTCGACGAGGTGGAGTCGCCGCTGGAGATGTCCGGCTTCCTCACCGGCGTGGAGGTCCTCCTCCAGCGCGTCGAGCTCCTCGGCCACGGCGAACTGCCCGCCGCCGGATACGCGGGCCGCACCTGGACGGTGGCCGGTCTGCGCGCCGAGGTGCGGGGCCGCGGCGAGGACCTCGCCGCCCGCTTCGACGCCCGCAACGGAACCACGGCCCACACCGACCGCCGCCGCGCCCGCCTGGAGCGTGCCCCGCTCCTGGACGCGCTGGAACTGACCCTGCGCACCCGCCGCCTCGACGACGTGGCCCCGGCCGCCCCGGTGGCCGCGCCCGCCGCCCGCGCGGACGCCGCCGTACCGGAGTCGCTGCCCGAACTCATCCTCCGGGCGCGGGCGCTGGAGAAGGAGGGGCACCCGGACGCGCGGGCCTGCTGGGAGCGGCTGCGCACACGCGCCGCCGCCCGCGACTACACCCACCCCGAGGACCCGGCCGTGGGCCCGCTCGTACGGCTGCGCGCGGACCTGCTGGCCGACGAGGCGGGCCGGGCGGGCGAGAAGGACGAGTTCGCCGATTCCGCCGCTCTCCACGAGGAGGCGGCGGGCCTGTACGACGACGCCGGAGCGCCGGGTGACGCGGCGTTCGCCCGCGCGTGCGCGCTGCTGGCCACCGCCGAGATCCCCGCGGAGGGTGCCGGCGAGGACGCCGGGGCGAAGGCCGCCGCGCTGACCGCCGCCCACGCGGCCATGGTCCGCCTGCACGAGGAGACGCCCGGCCTCGCCCCGCACCAGGAGGCCCGCCTGCTGCGGCTGCGGGCGACCGCGCTCGGGATGCGGCTGCAGACCTCGGGGAGCGAGGAACACGTCGCACCGGTCTTCGCCGAGGCGGACCTGCTGCACGCGTTCGCCACCCGGCACGACGTCGTCAGCCAGATCTCCGGCGCTCTGCTGCTGCGCGCCAGCACCCACGCGCTCTCCGGCGACCTGCCCGCCGCGGTCACCGAGACCGACGGCCTCCTCGACCGGCTGAAGGCGTCCGGACCCGCCTGGCACCTGCCCCGTACGCTCGGACTGCGCGGCCGGCTCCAGCTCGGCCTCCGGGACGCGCAGGCCGCGCACGCGGACCTGGCCGAAGGGCTGCGACTGGCCGCCGACTGGCCGGCCGGCACGGTCGACACCTCCCGCATCCAGAGCGATCTGGCCGAGGCCTGCATGCACCTCGGCCGTCCCGACGAGGCACTGCGGCACCTGACGCGTTCGGCGGAGCTGGACCTGCGCGGCGGCAGCCGGACGGACGCGTTCTGCACCTACAGCAACGCGGCCCAGCTCTGCCTCGACCTGGGCCGGGTCGAGGACTGCATCGCTCTGCTCGACTCCCTCCTGGCCGGACCGGACGTCACCGGCGGGGAGCTGGACGACCGGCTCGTCGCCCAGCTGCGGCTGACCCGCGCCCGCGCGCTGTACGCGGGGGAGGACCTCAAGGCCGCCACGGCGGAACTGCTCGTCCTCGCCGCCGAGTCGGCCGGCTGGGAGGACGACCCGGGGAGCCACGCCATGATCGCCGCCGAGACCGCCGTACTCCTCGGCGAGTCCGGCGAGTTCGGCCGGGCCCGCGAGGTCGCGGAGCAGGCGCTCGCCGCCCATGCCCGCGCCCCGCGCTATGAGCAGCTCAGCAACTGCCTGCGCGAACTCGCCCGTCTCCAGGCCCAGCAGCAGGGCTCCGACGGCCTGGCCGACGCCCTGGCACAGCTCGCCGACGCGGGCAGGATCGCCGACGAGGCCCGCGTCGCCGAGTACGAGGCACGCGGGCGGTCCCTGGACACCGCCCTGGCCTACGAGTACGGGCGGGTCCATGCCCATGCCGGTGAGTACGAGGCCGCCGTGTCGGCCCTGGACAAGGCGCTCGCCCTGATCGGGGAGCCGGGACCGGAGGAGGGCAGCGCCGAGGAGTGGGCCGAGTGCGTCCGTCTCGCCGGTGCCGTGGAGGGCCTCTACCTGGAGCGTCCCGCTCCCGCCCTCGCCCGCCTCGACTCCGCGGTCTCCCGGCTGACCGCCCTGGGCCACACCGAGGAGGCCGGGGAGCTGGGTTCCCTGGCCGCCCGGCTGCGCGACGAGGAGTGA